A section of the Dermacoccus nishinomiyaensis genome encodes:
- the yidC gene encoding membrane protein insertase YidC, which translates to MDTLLYPLEWFVAAIMVGWHKLFSLVGLPEASGWTWALSIAGLVIVLRILLIPLFVKQIHASRRMQLVQPEMQKIQAKYKGKKDPESRAKQQEEMMELYRTTGTNPLGSCLPILLQAPFFFALFRVLNNLSKIADGRHDEIGFLTKSLAGQAESSKLFGAKLSDTFMGTDGWGSAKWVAILLIVLMSATSFITQHQLMRRNMPKAALEGPMAKQQQIIIYLMPIFFAISGVNFPIGVLIYWFVTNVWTMGQQWFVIHRMPTPGSAAEKKLEERNRAKGREHKTVTMDDLRKANEGKPKGRFAQAMEKAQEQAREQQGLKTGARPAGASKVSMSKKKAAASDDVVESSVVETPAATNPVRENGRATKAPQTGPRNQPKKNTPRSKRKK; encoded by the coding sequence ATGGACACCCTGCTCTATCCACTCGAGTGGTTCGTCGCCGCGATCATGGTCGGCTGGCACAAGCTCTTCTCGCTCGTCGGCCTGCCCGAGGCGTCCGGCTGGACGTGGGCGCTGTCCATCGCCGGCCTCGTCATCGTGCTGCGCATCCTGCTGATCCCACTGTTCGTCAAGCAGATCCACGCGTCGCGTCGCATGCAGCTCGTGCAGCCAGAGATGCAGAAGATCCAGGCCAAGTACAAGGGCAAGAAGGATCCTGAGTCCCGCGCCAAGCAGCAGGAAGAGATGATGGAGCTGTACCGGACCACCGGTACCAACCCGCTCGGCTCGTGCCTGCCGATCCTGCTCCAGGCGCCGTTCTTCTTCGCGCTGTTCCGGGTGCTCAACAACCTGAGCAAGATCGCCGACGGGCGTCACGATGAGATCGGCTTCCTCACGAAGTCGCTCGCCGGCCAGGCAGAGAGCTCGAAGCTGTTCGGTGCGAAGCTGTCCGACACCTTCATGGGCACGGACGGCTGGGGATCGGCCAAGTGGGTCGCCATCCTGCTCATCGTCCTCATGTCGGCGACGTCGTTCATCACCCAGCATCAGCTGATGCGACGCAACATGCCGAAGGCCGCACTCGAGGGGCCGATGGCGAAGCAGCAGCAGATCATCATCTACCTGATGCCGATCTTCTTCGCGATCTCCGGTGTGAACTTCCCGATCGGTGTCCTCATCTACTGGTTCGTCACGAACGTGTGGACGATGGGCCAGCAGTGGTTTGTCATCCACCGCATGCCGACGCCCGGATCGGCCGCCGAGAAGAAGCTCGAGGAGCGCAACCGCGCCAAGGGGCGCGAGCACAAGACCGTCACGATGGACGATCTGCGCAAGGCCAACGAGGGCAAACCGAAGGGCCGCTTCGCCCAGGCCATGGAGAAGGCGCAAGAACAGGCCCGCGAACAGCAGGGCCTCAAGACGGGTGCACGCCCCGCCGGCGCATCAAAGGTCTCCATGTCGAAGAAGAAGGCGGCTGCGAGTGACGACGTCGTCGAGTCGAGCGTCGTCGAGACACCCGCGGCCACGAACCCGGTGCGCGAGAACGGCCGGGCCACCAAGGCGCCGCAGACCGGGCCGCGCAACCAGCCGAAGAAGAACACGCCGCGCTCGAAGCGCAAGAAGTGA
- a CDS encoding Jag family protein: MTEQAPGRSGVTNLEREGEIAADFLEKLLDIADLDGDIDVEVEGGRAAVSIVDSEEGQVPRSLVGSGGKTLDALQELMRLAVQAETGERSRAMLDIAGHRAERRSALESKAADAVAEAKKTGAKVEMEPMTAFERKVVHDVVLAAGLTSESEGAEPNRYVVVLPE; this comes from the coding sequence ATGACCGAACAGGCACCGGGACGCTCTGGCGTCACCAACCTCGAGCGCGAAGGTGAGATCGCGGCGGACTTCCTCGAGAAGCTGCTTGACATCGCCGACCTCGACGGCGACATCGACGTCGAGGTCGAGGGAGGCCGCGCGGCCGTCTCCATCGTCGACTCCGAGGAAGGCCAGGTGCCGCGCTCCCTCGTCGGCTCCGGCGGTAAGACGCTCGACGCCCTGCAGGAACTCATGCGTCTCGCCGTCCAGGCTGAGACGGGCGAGCGCAGCCGCGCGATGCTCGACATCGCCGGCCATCGTGCCGAGCGACGAAGCGCTCTCGAGTCGAAGGCTGCTGACGCCGTCGCGGAAGCGAAGAAGACTGGCGCCAAGGTCGAGATGGAGCCGATGACCGCGTTCGAACGGAAGGTCGTGCACGATGTGGTGCTCGCCGCAGGGCTGACGTCGGAATCCGAGGGCGCCGAGCCGAACCGCTACGTCGTGGTGCTGCCCGAATGA
- the rsmG gene encoding 16S rRNA (guanine(527)-N(7))-methyltransferase RsmG translates to MTQPAHEHDAKTPAAPQASSPPPAPDTAAAFLADRLPLMTRYVDALCDTGVSHGLMGPREVPRMWERHVLNCAVVHPGIARGAHVADIGAGAGLPGLVLAIARPDLTMTLVEPLLRRTTWLADVVEELDLPNVEVVRARADELWGQRTFDVVTSRAVARIGELARWSLPLVSRGGEMFVLKGSSAAEERDEDEAVLRRLRVRMAEVETWGEGTVEPPTVTVRLTVDGVAPQLTRKQAGTIDKTKQKPSRRPDRRA, encoded by the coding sequence ATGACGCAGCCCGCTCACGAGCACGACGCGAAGACGCCTGCGGCCCCGCAGGCGTCTTCGCCGCCTCCGGCACCCGACACGGCAGCAGCCTTCCTGGCTGACCGGCTGCCGCTCATGACGCGCTACGTCGACGCCCTGTGCGACACCGGCGTCAGCCACGGGCTCATGGGCCCGCGTGAGGTGCCGCGCATGTGGGAACGGCACGTCCTCAACTGCGCCGTCGTCCACCCCGGAATCGCCCGGGGGGCGCACGTTGCCGACATCGGTGCCGGCGCTGGGCTGCCCGGCCTCGTCCTCGCCATTGCCCGCCCCGACCTCACGATGACGCTCGTCGAACCTCTGCTTCGACGGACGACGTGGCTGGCCGACGTCGTCGAAGAACTCGACTTGCCGAACGTCGAGGTGGTGCGCGCCCGTGCGGACGAGTTGTGGGGGCAGCGCACGTTCGACGTCGTGACGTCACGTGCCGTGGCGCGCATCGGGGAACTGGCGCGCTGGTCGTTGCCGCTCGTGAGCCGGGGCGGCGAGATGTTCGTCCTCAAGGGCTCGAGTGCCGCCGAAGAGCGTGACGAGGACGAGGCCGTACTGCGCCGGTTGCGTGTTCGCATGGCTGAGGTGGAGACGTGGGGCGAGGGCACCGTCGAGCCACCGACGGTGACCGTCCGGCTCACCGTCGACGGCGTCGCGCCGCAACTCACGCGCAAGCAGGCCGGCACGATCGACAAGACCAAGCAGAAGCCGTCCCGCCGTCCGGATCGGCGCGCCTGA
- a CDS encoding ParA family protein yields MDDEGRRDVLHAEPEAPSAEPRPARVSFTGVEQLPRPTHPRVLTVANQKGGVGKTTTTVNVAAALAQAGLKVLVIDIDPQGNASTALGIEHHSDVPSVYDVIVEGTPIDEVMAQCPDIPGLWCAPATIDLAGAEIELVSLVARESRLHRSINAQLADSTPDERFDYVFIDCPPSLGLLTVNAFVAADEVFIPIQCEYYALEGLSQLLKNIEMIKMHLNPGLHVSTILLTMYDGRTNLSAQVADEVRAHFPEQVLGALVPRSVRISEAPSHGETVMTYDPTSTGATSYRDAAREIALRGASVPEPSGRIGR; encoded by the coding sequence ATGGACGACGAAGGACGACGCGATGTGCTCCACGCCGAACCCGAGGCACCGTCAGCCGAGCCCAGGCCGGCGCGCGTGAGTTTCACGGGCGTCGAACAACTGCCGCGCCCGACGCACCCGCGGGTGCTCACGGTCGCGAATCAGAAGGGCGGCGTCGGGAAGACGACGACGACCGTGAACGTCGCGGCGGCGCTCGCTCAGGCGGGGCTCAAGGTTCTCGTCATCGACATCGACCCGCAGGGCAACGCTTCCACTGCTCTCGGCATCGAGCACCACTCCGACGTGCCGAGCGTCTACGACGTCATCGTCGAAGGAACGCCGATCGACGAGGTCATGGCCCAGTGCCCCGACATCCCCGGCCTGTGGTGTGCGCCGGCGACGATCGACCTCGCTGGCGCGGAGATCGAGCTCGTCTCCCTGGTCGCTCGCGAATCCCGTCTGCACCGTTCGATCAACGCGCAGTTGGCTGACTCGACCCCGGACGAGCGCTTCGACTACGTCTTCATCGACTGCCCGCCGAGCCTCGGGTTGCTCACCGTCAACGCGTTCGTCGCGGCTGACGAGGTGTTCATCCCCATCCAGTGCGAGTACTACGCGCTCGAGGGGCTGAGCCAGCTGCTCAAGAACATCGAGATGATCAAGATGCACCTCAACCCCGGGCTGCACGTCTCGACCATCCTTCTCACCATGTACGACGGGCGCACCAACCTCTCCGCGCAGGTCGCGGACGAGGTGCGCGCGCACTTCCCCGAGCAGGTGCTCGGCGCGCTCGTGCCGCGCTCGGTGCGCATCTCGGAGGCGCCGAGCCATGGCGAGACCGTCATGACGTACGACCCGACGAGCACCGGTGCGACGAGCTACCGCGATGCTGCTCGGGAGATCGCCCTGCGCGGTGCGAGCGTGCCCGAGCCTTCGGGGCGAATCGGACGATGA
- a CDS encoding ParB/RepB/Spo0J family partition protein, which yields MNDKRRGLGRGLGALIPNTTEPTRVTRPTDVFFTDSKASRTQDGDEPSAPEARASRFSEALTPRPSHQAPRGTEPRTESRASTHRRHDDLAAAAAAVTQPAGQAPSVSRETEVAKLEAQPAQRDDAAGIDDERDVTSNLAPVPGASFAEISQSLIRPNPKQPRSVFDEEHMAELVHSIGEIGVLQPIVVRPVPEGDPDHAQTPYELIMGERRWRASQEAGLATVPAIVRSTTDEDLLRDALLENLHRSQLNPLEEAAAYAQLLEDFGCTHDELATKIGRSRPQISNTIRLLKLPPVVQRRVAAGVLSAGHARALLGMSDPAAMERLAQRIVAEGLSVRATEEIIALGDDTKPRKSAVPRETNPDLDHWASNLADKLDTRVGITMGKNKGKLTVEFASVDDLNRIMDALGIERG from the coding sequence ATGAACGACAAGCGACGTGGACTCGGCCGTGGCCTGGGTGCGCTCATCCCCAACACCACCGAACCGACGCGGGTGACGCGCCCGACGGACGTCTTCTTCACCGACTCCAAGGCCTCGCGCACGCAGGACGGCGACGAACCCAGCGCCCCGGAGGCCCGTGCGAGCCGCTTCAGCGAGGCCCTCACGCCGCGCCCGTCGCACCAGGCGCCGCGGGGTACCGAACCCCGGACCGAATCGCGCGCCTCGACGCACCGCCGCCACGACGACCTCGCCGCGGCCGCGGCCGCCGTCACGCAGCCCGCGGGGCAGGCGCCGAGCGTTTCACGTGAAACAGAGGTGGCGAAGCTCGAAGCGCAGCCGGCACAGCGTGATGACGCGGCCGGCATTGATGACGAGAGGGACGTGACGTCGAACCTCGCGCCCGTGCCTGGTGCGTCGTTCGCCGAGATCTCGCAGTCGCTGATCCGCCCGAACCCGAAGCAGCCGCGCTCGGTGTTCGACGAGGAGCACATGGCCGAACTCGTCCACTCGATCGGCGAGATCGGGGTTCTGCAGCCCATCGTCGTGCGGCCCGTGCCGGAGGGCGACCCGGATCACGCGCAGACGCCCTACGAACTCATCATGGGTGAGCGGCGTTGGCGGGCCTCGCAGGAGGCCGGTCTCGCGACAGTGCCGGCCATCGTCCGTTCGACGACGGACGAGGATCTGCTGCGTGACGCCCTGCTCGAGAACCTGCACCGTAGCCAGCTCAACCCCCTCGAAGAAGCGGCGGCCTACGCACAGTTGCTCGAGGACTTCGGCTGCACGCACGACGAGCTTGCCACGAAGATCGGCCGCAGCCGCCCGCAGATCTCCAACACGATCCGCCTGCTCAAGCTGCCGCCGGTGGTGCAGCGTCGCGTCGCCGCGGGTGTCCTGAGTGCCGGCCACGCCCGTGCCCTGCTCGGCATGAGTGACCCCGCCGCGATGGAGCGGCTCGCCCAGCGCATCGTGGCCGAGGGCCTCTCCGTGCGCGCGACGGAGGAGATCATCGCGCTCGGCGACGACACGAAGCCGCGCAAGAGCGCTGTTCCACGTGAAACCAACCCGGATCTCGATCACTGGGCCAGCAATCTCGCCGACAAGCTCGACACCCGCGTCGGCATCACGATGGGCAAGAACAAGGGCAAGCTCACCGTCGAGTTCGCCTCCGTCGACGACCTCAACCGCATCATGGACGCTCTCGGGATCGAACGTGGCTGA